The proteins below come from a single Cervus elaphus chromosome 4, mCerEla1.1, whole genome shotgun sequence genomic window:
- the CARMIL2 gene encoding capping protein, Arp2/3 and myosin-I linker protein 2 isoform X4: MAQTPDGISCELRAGCPSTGEITKFLWPKEAELLLKTWLPEREGAEQGHVLALLRWRAYLLHTCLPLRVDCTFSYLEVQAMVLQETPPQVTFELESLPELVLEFTGVAALEQLAQHVAAAIRKVFPRSTLGKLFRRPTPPSMLARLEKSSSSEATSPSSPCGGFSETYEALCDYNGFPFREEIQWDVDTIYHRQGCRHFSLGDFSHLGSRDLALSVAALSYNLWFRCLSCVDMKLSLEVSEQILHMMNQSSHLEELVLETCGLRGDFVRRLAQALAGHSSSGLRELSLAGNLLDDRGVAALSRHLEKHPGALRRLSLAQTGLTPRGMRALGRALASNSAFDSALIHLDLSGNPGALGASEDHGGLYSFLSRPNVLTFLNLAGTDTALDTLFGALSRGGCSSLAHLDASRNVFSRTKSRAAPDALQLFLSRTGTLRYLGLAGCKLPPDALRALLEGLALNTHLNDLHLDLSTCELRSAGAQVIQDLVCDAGAVSSLDLADNGFGSDMVTLVLAIGRSRSLRHVALGRNFNVRCKETLDDVLHRIVQLMQDDDCPLQSLSVAESRLKLGAGVLLRALGTNPNLTALDISGNAMGDTGAKMLAKALRVNTRLRSVVWDRNHTSALGLLDVAQALEQNRSLKAMPLPLNDVAQAQRSRPELTARAVHQIQACLLRNNRTDHTSTDGASRPKPLGLGSDPSEQEVNELCQSVQEHVELLGCGAGPQGEAAVHQAEDAIQNANFSLSILPILYEAGSSPSHQWQLRQKLEGLLGQVGEVCRRDIQDFTQATLDTTRSLCPQTLQGPRWREQLEGVLGGSRGLPELLPEHLLQDAFTRLRDMRLSVTGTLAESIVAQAVAGLSAARDRLVESLAQQATEAVPPVVPALDGDESSPLGPGELEGLFFPEEKEKEDEEEQKDESPPQKWPESLHCLHVDSSTHSAAEEPEPELAAPGEDAEPQAGPSARGSPSPAAPGPPAGPLPRMDLPPSGQPLRHPTRTRPRPRRQHHHRPPPGGPQVPPALPQEGNGLSARVDEGVEEFFSKRLIHQDRLWAPEEDPAAEGGTTPVPRTLRKKLGTLFAFKKPRSTRGSRPDLETSPGAAPRSRKTTLGDLLRPPARPGRGEEPAGAEGGTGSPDPTRRSRPRYTRESKAYSLILLPAEEEETVGARPDKRRPLERGDTELAPSFEQRVQVMLQRIGVSRSSGSAEGKRKQSKDGEIKKAGSDGDIMDSSTEAPPISIKSRTHSVSADPSCRPGSGSQGPESATWKTLGQQLNAELRSRGWGRQDGPGPPSPCPSPSPRRSSPSPDSLGLPEDPCLGSRNEERPLRLQRSPVLKRRPKLEAPPSPSIGSGLEAEPLPPQSTEPSSPPSPATNQRGGGPNP; encoded by the exons ATGGCCCAGACCCCCGACGGCATATCCTGCGAGCTGCGAG CAGGCTGCCCTTCCACAGGCGAGATCACCAAGTTCCTGTGGCCCAAGGAGGCAGAACTGCTGCTGAAAACCTGGCTGCCAGAGCGGGAGGGTGCCGAGCAAGGTCATGTCCTG GCGCTGCTCCGATGGAGAGCCTACCTGCTCCACACCTGCCTCCCTCTGAGG GTGGACTGCACATTCAGCTACCTGGAGGTCCAGGCCATGGTGCTGCAGGAGACACCCCCTCAG gtcacCTTTGAGCTGGAGTCCCTGCCTGAACTGGTCCTGGAGTTTACTGGTGTGGCTGCCCTGGAACAGCTGGCCCAGCACGTCGCTGCTGCCATCAGGAAGGTCTTCCCTCGCTCAACCCTTGG GAAACTCTTCCGGAGGCCCACACCCCCCTCCATGCTGGCTCGGCTGGAGAAAAGCAGCTCCTCAGAAGCCACCTCACCCAGCAGCCCCTGTG GGGGCTTCTCGGAGACATACGAGGCCCTGTGTGACTACAATGGCTTCCCCTTCCGAGAGGAGATTCAGTGG GATGTGGACACCATCTACCATCGTCAGGGCTGCCGCCATTTCAGCCTAGGAGACttcagccatctgggaagtcG GGACCTGGCCTTGAGTGTGGCTGCCCTGTCCTACAACCTCTGGTTCCGGTGCCTCTCCTGCGTGGACATGAAGCTG AGCCTTGAGGTCTCAGAACAGATTCTGCACATGATGAATCAGTCATCCCACCTGGAGGAGCTGGTGCTGGAGACCTGTGGCCTGAGGGG AGACTTTGTCCGACGACTGGCCCAGGCACTGGCGGGACATAGCAGCTCGGGACTGCGGGAGCTCAGCCTGGCCGGGAACCTGCTGGATGACCGAG GTGTGGCTGCCCTTAGCAGACACCTAGAGAAGCATCCTGGAGCCCTGAGGAGACTCAGCCTAGCGCAGACTGGGTTGACGCCGCGAG GAATGAGGGCTCTAGGCCGGGCACTGGCTTCCAATTCAGCCTTTGACTCTGCCCTGATCCACTTGGACCTTTCCGGGAACCCCGGGGCACTAGGGGCTTCGGAGGACCATGGG GGCCTCTATAGTTTCCTGAGCCGTCCTAACGTTCTGACGTTCCTGAATCTCGCAGGCACCGACACCGCCCTGGACACT CTCTTCGGGGCGCTGTCCCGCGGCGGCTGCTCCAGCCTGGCGCACCTCGACGCCTCAAGGAACGTCTTCTCCCGCAC gaaGTCCCGGGCTGCGCCCGATGCCCTGCAACTCTTCCTCAGCCGCACCGGGACGCTTCGGTACctgggcctggcgggctgcaaacTGCCACCCGACGCACTCAG GGCGCTTCTGGAAGGCCTGGCGCTCAACACGCACCTGAATGACCTACACCTGGACCTTAGCACGTGTGAG CTGCGCTCGGCGGGTGCTCAGGTGATACAAGACTTAGTGTGTGATGCTGGTGCAGTGAGCTCCCTGGATCTGGCAGATAATG GCTTTGGCTCAGACATGGTGACTCTGGTGCTGGCCATCGGGAGGAGTCGGTCCCTGCGACACGTGGCGCTTGGAAGGAACTTCAACGTCCGGTGCAA GGAGACCCTGGACGATGTCCTGCACCGGATTGTTCAGCTCATGCAGGATGACGACTGT CCCCTGCAGTCTCTGTCCGTGGCTGAGTCACGGCTGAAGCTGGGCGCCGGCGTCCTGCTCCGGGCCCTGGGCACCAATCCTAACCTGACAGCCCTGGATATCAGCGGCAACGCCATGGGGGATACGGGTGCCAAGATGCTGGCCAAGGCGCTTCGGGTCAACACGAGGCTCCG GTCTGTGGTCTGGGACCGAAACCACACATCTGCTCTGGGCCTGCTGGACGTGGCACAGGCCCTGGAACAGAACCGCAGCCTGAAGGCCATGCCTCTGCCTCTGAACGATGTGGCCCAGGCTCAACGCAGCCGTCCTGAACTGACAGCACGGGCCGTGCATCAG ATCCAAGCCTGTCTCTTGAGGAACAATCGCACAGACCACACCTCTACCGACGGCGCCTCCCGCCCGAAGCCCCTGGGTCTGGGGTCAGACCCCTCCGAGCAG GAAGTGAACGAACTGTGTCAGTCGGTGCAGGAGCACGTGGAGCTGCTGGGCTGTGGGGCTGGACCCCAGGGTGAAGCCGCTGTGCACCAGGCTGAGGATGCCATCCAAAACGCCAACTTCTCTCTCAGC ATTCTCCCCATTCTCTATGAGGCTGGGAGTTCCCCGAGCCACCAGTGGCAGCTGCGGCAGAAGCTGGAAGGCCTCCTGGGACAGGTGGGAGAGGTGTGCCGCCGGGACATTCAG GACTTCACTCAGGCCACACTGGACACAACAAGGAGCCTCTGTCCACAGACATTGCAGGGTCCCAGGTGGAGGGAGCAGCTAGAGGGGGTCCTCGGGGGCTCAAGGGGTCTCCCAGAGCTGCTCCCAGAGCACCTGCTGCAAGATGCCTTCACTCGGCTCAG GGACATGCGCCTGTCAGTCACAGGGACCTTGGCAGAGAGCATTGTGGCTCAGGCTGTGGCAGGTCTGAGTGCAGCCCGGGATCGGCTG GTGGAGAGTCTGGCTCAGCAGGCAACAGAGGCAGTGCCCCCTGTCGTACCGGCACTGGATGGAGACGAGTCCAGCCCCCTTGGGCCTGGGGAATTGGAAGGTCTTTTCTTTcctgaggagaaagaaaaggaagatgaagaggAGCAGAAA GATGAAAGTCCTCCACAGAAATGGCCTGAATCCCTCCACTGTCTTCACGTGGACTCCTCCACTCACA GTGCTGCTGAGGAGCCGGAGCCCGAGCTGGCGGCTCCGGGGGAAGATGCAGAGCCGCAGGCGGGGCCATCCGCTCGTGGCTCGCCGAGCCCCGCCGCCCCTGGGCCCCCGGCCGGCCCGTTGCCTCGCATGGACCTGCCACCCTCCGGGCAACCCCTGCGCCATCCGACCCGGACCCGACCACGGCCGCGGCGCCAGCACCACCATCGCCCGCCGCCGGGGGGCCCCCAG gtgcccccagccctgccgcaGGAAGGGAATGGGCTCAGTGCCCGCGTGGATGAGGGTGTGGAGGAATTCTTCTCCAAAAGGCTGATCCACCAGGATCGCCT CTGGGCCCCGGAGGAGGACCCGGCAGCCGAGGGGGGTACCACCCCTGTCCCCCGTACACTTCGCAAGAAGCTGGGCACACTCTTTGCCTTCAAGAAGCCTCGTTCAACACGTGGGTCACGACCTGATCTTGAGACCAGCCCTGGAGCAGCTCCCCGCTCTCGAAAAACCACACTCGGGGACTTGCTTCGGCCACCAGCCCGTCCTGGCCGTGGTGAGGAGCCTGCTGGGGCTGAGGGGGGCACCGGCAGCCCAGACCCAACCCGCAGGAGTCGCCCTCGATACACCCGTGAAAGCAAGGCCTACTCCCTGATACTGCTCCCtgctgaggaggaggagacagtggGTGCCAGGCCCGACAAG CGGCGGCCCCTGGAGCGGGGAGACACAGAGCTGGCCCCATCCTTTGAGCAGCGAGTACAAGTGATGCTGCAGAGGATCGGCGTGAGCAGAAGCAGCGGGAGTGCCGAAGGCAAGAGGAAGCAA AGCAAAGATGGAGAGATCAAGAAGGCTGGCTCGGATG GTGACATTATGGACAGTTCCACAGAGGCTCCTCCTATCTCGATCAAGTCCCGCACCCACTCTGTGTCTGCTG ACCCTTCATGCAGACCTGGGTCAGGGAGCCAAGGGCCCGAGTCTGCCACCTGGAAGACACTGGGGCAGCAGCTGAACGCCGAGCTCAGGAGCCGTGGTTGGGGCCGACAGGATGGTCCGGGCCCCCCGTCCCCATGTCCCAGCCCAAGCCCCCGAAGATCCAGCCCCTCCCCAGACAGCCTGGGCCTTCCAGAGGATCCCTGCTTAGGCTCCAGGAATGAAG AACGGCCCCTGAGGCTACAGCGCTCCCCTGTCCTCAAGCGCAGGCCAAAGCTTGAGGCGCCTCCATCTCCAAGCATAG GATCTGGCCTTGAAGCCGAGCCTCTACCCCCCCAGTCTACAGAGCCCTCCAGCCCACCCTCCCCAGCCACAAACCAAAGAGGCGGCGGCCCCAACCCCTGA
- the CARMIL2 gene encoding capping protein, Arp2/3 and myosin-I linker protein 2 isoform X1, with translation MAQTPDGISCELRAGCPSTGEITKFLWPKEAELLLKTWLPEREGAEQGHVLALLRWRAYLLHTCLPLRVDCTFSYLEVQAMVLQETPPQVTFELESLPELVLEFTGVAALEQLAQHVAAAIRKVFPRSTLGKLFRRPTPPSMLARLEKSSSSEATSPSSPCGGFSETYEALCDYNGFPFREEIQWDVDTIYHRQGCRHFSLGDFSHLGSRDLALSVAALSYNLWFRCLSCVDMKLSLEVSEQILHMMNQSSHLEELVLETCGLRGDFVRRLAQALAGHSSSGLRELSLAGNLLDDRGVAALSRHLEKHPGALRRLSLAQTGLTPRGMRALGRALASNSAFDSALIHLDLSGNPGALGASEDHGGLYSFLSRPNVLTFLNLAGTDTALDTLFGALSRGGCSSLAHLDASRNVFSRTKSRAAPDALQLFLSRTGTLRYLGLAGCKLPPDALRALLEGLALNTHLNDLHLDLSTCELRSAGAQVIQDLVCDAGAVSSLDLADNGFGSDMVTLVLAIGRSRSLRHVALGRNFNVRCKETLDDVLHRIVQLMQDDDCPLQSLSVAESRLKLGAGVLLRALGTNPNLTALDISGNAMGDTGAKMLAKALRVNTRLRSVVWDRNHTSALGLLDVAQALEQNRSLKAMPLPLNDVAQAQRSRPELTARAVHQIQACLLRNNRTDHTSTDGASRPKPLGLGSDPSEQEVNELCQSVQEHVELLGCGAGPQGEAAVHQAEDAIQNANFSLSILPILYEAGSSPSHQWQLRQKLEGLLGQVGEVCRRDIQDFTQATLDTTRSLCPQTLQGPRWREQLEGVLGGSRGLPELLPEHLLQDAFTRLRDMRLSVTGTLAESIVAQAVAGLSAARDRLVESLAQQATEAVPPVVPALDGDESSPLGPGELEGLFFPEEKEKEDEEEQKDESPPQKWPESLHCLHVDSSTHSAAEEPEPELAAPGEDAEPQAGPSARGSPSPAAPGPPAGPLPRMDLPPSGQPLRHPTRTRPRPRRQHHHRPPPGGPQVPPALPQEGNGLSARVDEGVEEFFSKRLIHQDRLWAPEEDPAAEGGTTPVPRTLRKKLGTLFAFKKPRSTRGSRPDLETSPGAAPRSRKTTLGDLLRPPARPGRGEEPAGAEGGTGSPDPTRRSRPRYTRESKAYSLILLPAEEEETVGARPDKRRPLERGDTELAPSFEQRVQVMLQRIGVSRSSGSAEGKRKQSKDGEIKKAGSDGDIMDSSTEAPPISIKSRTHSVSADPSCRPGSGSQGPESATWKTLGQQLNAELRSRGWGRQDGPGPPSPCPSPSPRRSSPSPDSLGLPEDPCLGSRNEDGRLRPQPRLAGRRAVSVHEDQLQAPAERPLRLQRSPVLKRRPKLEAPPSPSIGSGLEAEPLPPQSTEPSSPPSPATNQRGGGPNP, from the exons ATGGCCCAGACCCCCGACGGCATATCCTGCGAGCTGCGAG CAGGCTGCCCTTCCACAGGCGAGATCACCAAGTTCCTGTGGCCCAAGGAGGCAGAACTGCTGCTGAAAACCTGGCTGCCAGAGCGGGAGGGTGCCGAGCAAGGTCATGTCCTG GCGCTGCTCCGATGGAGAGCCTACCTGCTCCACACCTGCCTCCCTCTGAGG GTGGACTGCACATTCAGCTACCTGGAGGTCCAGGCCATGGTGCTGCAGGAGACACCCCCTCAG gtcacCTTTGAGCTGGAGTCCCTGCCTGAACTGGTCCTGGAGTTTACTGGTGTGGCTGCCCTGGAACAGCTGGCCCAGCACGTCGCTGCTGCCATCAGGAAGGTCTTCCCTCGCTCAACCCTTGG GAAACTCTTCCGGAGGCCCACACCCCCCTCCATGCTGGCTCGGCTGGAGAAAAGCAGCTCCTCAGAAGCCACCTCACCCAGCAGCCCCTGTG GGGGCTTCTCGGAGACATACGAGGCCCTGTGTGACTACAATGGCTTCCCCTTCCGAGAGGAGATTCAGTGG GATGTGGACACCATCTACCATCGTCAGGGCTGCCGCCATTTCAGCCTAGGAGACttcagccatctgggaagtcG GGACCTGGCCTTGAGTGTGGCTGCCCTGTCCTACAACCTCTGGTTCCGGTGCCTCTCCTGCGTGGACATGAAGCTG AGCCTTGAGGTCTCAGAACAGATTCTGCACATGATGAATCAGTCATCCCACCTGGAGGAGCTGGTGCTGGAGACCTGTGGCCTGAGGGG AGACTTTGTCCGACGACTGGCCCAGGCACTGGCGGGACATAGCAGCTCGGGACTGCGGGAGCTCAGCCTGGCCGGGAACCTGCTGGATGACCGAG GTGTGGCTGCCCTTAGCAGACACCTAGAGAAGCATCCTGGAGCCCTGAGGAGACTCAGCCTAGCGCAGACTGGGTTGACGCCGCGAG GAATGAGGGCTCTAGGCCGGGCACTGGCTTCCAATTCAGCCTTTGACTCTGCCCTGATCCACTTGGACCTTTCCGGGAACCCCGGGGCACTAGGGGCTTCGGAGGACCATGGG GGCCTCTATAGTTTCCTGAGCCGTCCTAACGTTCTGACGTTCCTGAATCTCGCAGGCACCGACACCGCCCTGGACACT CTCTTCGGGGCGCTGTCCCGCGGCGGCTGCTCCAGCCTGGCGCACCTCGACGCCTCAAGGAACGTCTTCTCCCGCAC gaaGTCCCGGGCTGCGCCCGATGCCCTGCAACTCTTCCTCAGCCGCACCGGGACGCTTCGGTACctgggcctggcgggctgcaaacTGCCACCCGACGCACTCAG GGCGCTTCTGGAAGGCCTGGCGCTCAACACGCACCTGAATGACCTACACCTGGACCTTAGCACGTGTGAG CTGCGCTCGGCGGGTGCTCAGGTGATACAAGACTTAGTGTGTGATGCTGGTGCAGTGAGCTCCCTGGATCTGGCAGATAATG GCTTTGGCTCAGACATGGTGACTCTGGTGCTGGCCATCGGGAGGAGTCGGTCCCTGCGACACGTGGCGCTTGGAAGGAACTTCAACGTCCGGTGCAA GGAGACCCTGGACGATGTCCTGCACCGGATTGTTCAGCTCATGCAGGATGACGACTGT CCCCTGCAGTCTCTGTCCGTGGCTGAGTCACGGCTGAAGCTGGGCGCCGGCGTCCTGCTCCGGGCCCTGGGCACCAATCCTAACCTGACAGCCCTGGATATCAGCGGCAACGCCATGGGGGATACGGGTGCCAAGATGCTGGCCAAGGCGCTTCGGGTCAACACGAGGCTCCG GTCTGTGGTCTGGGACCGAAACCACACATCTGCTCTGGGCCTGCTGGACGTGGCACAGGCCCTGGAACAGAACCGCAGCCTGAAGGCCATGCCTCTGCCTCTGAACGATGTGGCCCAGGCTCAACGCAGCCGTCCTGAACTGACAGCACGGGCCGTGCATCAG ATCCAAGCCTGTCTCTTGAGGAACAATCGCACAGACCACACCTCTACCGACGGCGCCTCCCGCCCGAAGCCCCTGGGTCTGGGGTCAGACCCCTCCGAGCAG GAAGTGAACGAACTGTGTCAGTCGGTGCAGGAGCACGTGGAGCTGCTGGGCTGTGGGGCTGGACCCCAGGGTGAAGCCGCTGTGCACCAGGCTGAGGATGCCATCCAAAACGCCAACTTCTCTCTCAGC ATTCTCCCCATTCTCTATGAGGCTGGGAGTTCCCCGAGCCACCAGTGGCAGCTGCGGCAGAAGCTGGAAGGCCTCCTGGGACAGGTGGGAGAGGTGTGCCGCCGGGACATTCAG GACTTCACTCAGGCCACACTGGACACAACAAGGAGCCTCTGTCCACAGACATTGCAGGGTCCCAGGTGGAGGGAGCAGCTAGAGGGGGTCCTCGGGGGCTCAAGGGGTCTCCCAGAGCTGCTCCCAGAGCACCTGCTGCAAGATGCCTTCACTCGGCTCAG GGACATGCGCCTGTCAGTCACAGGGACCTTGGCAGAGAGCATTGTGGCTCAGGCTGTGGCAGGTCTGAGTGCAGCCCGGGATCGGCTG GTGGAGAGTCTGGCTCAGCAGGCAACAGAGGCAGTGCCCCCTGTCGTACCGGCACTGGATGGAGACGAGTCCAGCCCCCTTGGGCCTGGGGAATTGGAAGGTCTTTTCTTTcctgaggagaaagaaaaggaagatgaagaggAGCAGAAA GATGAAAGTCCTCCACAGAAATGGCCTGAATCCCTCCACTGTCTTCACGTGGACTCCTCCACTCACA GTGCTGCTGAGGAGCCGGAGCCCGAGCTGGCGGCTCCGGGGGAAGATGCAGAGCCGCAGGCGGGGCCATCCGCTCGTGGCTCGCCGAGCCCCGCCGCCCCTGGGCCCCCGGCCGGCCCGTTGCCTCGCATGGACCTGCCACCCTCCGGGCAACCCCTGCGCCATCCGACCCGGACCCGACCACGGCCGCGGCGCCAGCACCACCATCGCCCGCCGCCGGGGGGCCCCCAG gtgcccccagccctgccgcaGGAAGGGAATGGGCTCAGTGCCCGCGTGGATGAGGGTGTGGAGGAATTCTTCTCCAAAAGGCTGATCCACCAGGATCGCCT CTGGGCCCCGGAGGAGGACCCGGCAGCCGAGGGGGGTACCACCCCTGTCCCCCGTACACTTCGCAAGAAGCTGGGCACACTCTTTGCCTTCAAGAAGCCTCGTTCAACACGTGGGTCACGACCTGATCTTGAGACCAGCCCTGGAGCAGCTCCCCGCTCTCGAAAAACCACACTCGGGGACTTGCTTCGGCCACCAGCCCGTCCTGGCCGTGGTGAGGAGCCTGCTGGGGCTGAGGGGGGCACCGGCAGCCCAGACCCAACCCGCAGGAGTCGCCCTCGATACACCCGTGAAAGCAAGGCCTACTCCCTGATACTGCTCCCtgctgaggaggaggagacagtggGTGCCAGGCCCGACAAG CGGCGGCCCCTGGAGCGGGGAGACACAGAGCTGGCCCCATCCTTTGAGCAGCGAGTACAAGTGATGCTGCAGAGGATCGGCGTGAGCAGAAGCAGCGGGAGTGCCGAAGGCAAGAGGAAGCAA AGCAAAGATGGAGAGATCAAGAAGGCTGGCTCGGATG GTGACATTATGGACAGTTCCACAGAGGCTCCTCCTATCTCGATCAAGTCCCGCACCCACTCTGTGTCTGCTG ACCCTTCATGCAGACCTGGGTCAGGGAGCCAAGGGCCCGAGTCTGCCACCTGGAAGACACTGGGGCAGCAGCTGAACGCCGAGCTCAGGAGCCGTGGTTGGGGCCGACAGGATGGTCCGGGCCCCCCGTCCCCATGTCCCAGCCCAAGCCCCCGAAGATCCAGCCCCTCCCCAGACAGCCTGGGCCTTCCAGAGGATCCCTGCTTAGGCTCCAGGAATGAAG ATGGCCGGCTGAGGCCGCAGCCCCGCTTGGCAGGGCGACGAGCAGTGTCTGTGCATGAGGACCAGCTCCAGGCCCCTGCTG AACGGCCCCTGAGGCTACAGCGCTCCCCTGTCCTCAAGCGCAGGCCAAAGCTTGAGGCGCCTCCATCTCCAAGCATAG GATCTGGCCTTGAAGCCGAGCCTCTACCCCCCCAGTCTACAGAGCCCTCCAGCCCACCCTCCCCAGCCACAAACCAAAGAGGCGGCGGCCCCAACCCCTGA